In Setaria italica strain Yugu1 chromosome IX, Setaria_italica_v2.0, whole genome shotgun sequence, the genomic stretch ACATTCTTGTTTATTATATGTCTTCAAATGCTAACATATCTTAAAGAAGTAGATGAGTAGATGTAAAATACCATCTTTATTTTTGTTGCAAGTCACATGGAAAAAGTATTATTTTCTTCACCTATATTGATATTTTTAATTGTTAGTTCTAACACGGATGTTCTAAAATGTGCTGCTTGTAGTAGATATTCTAACTTGGTCTTCTTAGTTCCCTTGATTGACACTTTATATTTCCACCATAAAGCTTAATCCCTTAAATTGCTACATTTCAGCAAACTTGCGCCGTGTATCTAGCTTTGAAGCTCTTCAATCAGCAACCAAGTATGTGTTTGTGATATATTCTTCTATTCATGTTTATGCACATATTCTTATTACAAAACTTGTTTGGCATACAGTTATTACCTTTGGCTTCTCCATTTTTGTTGTGGTTCATTAAAAACTTGTAGTTGATAGCACTGCCATAAATTCAATTACAAAGTATTTATTGTTGTGTAAACCATCTTATAAGTTTAATGCCAACAGGGCACTTCCAGCAGACTTTGTTAGGTTAGATCAAGATATTTTATCCCCTCTAGCGGGAAAGAAGGAGCTGTACACATACCAGACACTCGATTTTTGGGAACAGATCAAGACCCCAGGGTATACAGATATTTTTTTATCCTGCTTTTCTTTATATTGGAATTTCTGACTAACCATTGCTTCATCTTGAGTAGGATGTCTTTGAGATGCTCTGGGTTATATCTTTCTCAGTTCCGCCGTACCTCTCCTCATCTTTTAGCTTCAGGAGATGGCATAAGGACTGCCACTATTGTAGGCGATGTGTACATCCATCCATCAGCCAAGGTTCATCCTACTTCAAAGGTAATGTCCGTTTCATCTACCTATTTTGTTCAGATTGTCATAGATCATGTTCAATTGGTTGTTGTTGACTGATACTGAAATGCTTAAACTTTTTAATAGGAATGTATTCAAGAGACGAAATGTAGCTAACCCTGTAACTCTGTAAACAGATCGGTCCCAATGTCTCTATATCAGCAAATGCGCGTGTTGGAGCTGGTGCCAGGCTTATCAATTGCATAATTCTGGATGATGTTGAAATTATggttagttttctttttctctgtgCCAAGTGGTAAACCATATTTAGGAATTATCTCatagttgttttctttctttcttttttgtttgtgTATCAGGAGAATGCAGTTGTTATACATTCAATTGTGGGGTGGAAGTCATCCATTGGAAAATGGTCACGTGTACAGGCAAGCTTTTCTCTTTATCATTCATTTTTATCCAGTTTCAAATTTAATGAATCCTCATTTTCTATAAATCTTAATAACTTTACCTTAGAACAATTTGTCAAGATAACATCAGTTGGCTTAATGTAAATATAACTTCTGTTCTGAATTCAGGGTGAAGGTGATCACAATGCCAAACTTGGTATTACTATTCTTGGTAAGACCCAAACTGGACAATTTACTGTTGCTTTCACACAGAAATCTTGGTAATCATTTCGTTTCTGGAATTGACATCCTATATTAACGCAGGTGAAGCCGTTGATGTTGAAGATGAAGTAGTTGTAGTTAACAGCATTGTGCTCCCAAACAAAACTCTCAATGTCAGTGTCCAAGAGGAGATCATCCTATAACGGGcaccattttttttctgtttattCCAAATAAGGTCTGAATACCAATCACGTAGTTTCTGTTTATTTGTTCTCACCACATAAGCTTCCGTTAGATTGAGATTATTATTAGTCTGTATTTGTACCCTTCTTGCAGCGTGATACGGCACAATCTTCATGACTTGTTAGGTTGGCTAGTGTGGTGATGTAGAAAATGTACAAACAGTGACGCCATTTTTGTCGAGAATGAACACTTTACCATCAAATGTCAGTTGTTCACCTGCTTGTTGTCCTTTGGAGTTTGGATATCCTAGTCATCAGGTGACGCCATTTTTGTTGAAAATGATTCAATGGACACTTTGCTTTTGAAAGTCAGTTGTTTGCCTGCATGTTGTACTTCCGAGTTTGCAACACCATTTATTTTCATTCTTACTAAGCTAATGCAAAATAGCACTTAGGCCAATTGTATCTTCAGGTGGGCGCATAATTACATTATCCAATGCGCTTCTCTACGTTCACTGCCTTTCAGATAACATATATGCCACACGGTTCGTCAGTGCTTTCAGAGCATTAATTCAGTGAAATGTGCAGACAATGCTACTGATTTGGTTGTAGTGCTAACCTCTGTACACAAGCGCTTCAATTGCGTACCAAAATACCAATGCGTATTGCCAATGGGACGGGAACGGTAAGACCAGTAGCAGCTATTTACAAAGTTGGGAATGACACATTTCTTGACCGATTTAAATTATCCTATGACCAAAATATTTTCAGCATCGCCTGCAGAGTTACTCCAAAAACATTCTCCAGTCTTCAGGCTTCACTTATTGCAGTCTTCAAAGAAAGATGCAGGAATTTCTTGTGGTGATACCATTGTCGACACACACCCGAACTGTAAACATGTTTAAGCAGACAAATTTTAACAGAATACAGCACgcagaaaacaacaacaaaattgAGATAATGGATGTACCTTGGTGTCCTCGTACTTCTCTCTGATTGCTTTCTGGTCCGGGCACCGGATGCTCAACTGCAGTTCATGTATGATGAAAATGGATTTCTGCAGATCAAAGGCTTTATATCCCGTGTTACGTTGAAGCGTCAAGTTCTGGAAAATCACGCACAATAAAGTCAGAAAAAAGAGGTGTACAAACTAATGTCAGAAAAGTATGCAGCTTAGATACACTTGACAATAAAGGCCATGTTTTCTTACCCAAGGATGAGTCCTTGGGCGGATTGTGAACCTGGCTACAAACAGACAGGCAGCAGCAAGTACTGATGGTAGATAGCTTATGCAGTCATAGTCCAGCAAGCTCAATTCTGCGAGATAGCTACACATGGACTCCAGTTTTTCGCTGCTTGTGCACTGAACTTTCAAGGGAAAAAATAGATTAACAAAAGAATATATAGGAAAGTACAAGTGGATACTCCAAAAGTACACTTACATTGCCTCCACGACATGAAGCTATGAATCGCCTACAACAGATAGTTGTCAAGTATTAGACTCTGAAATTTGTTAGCACAGTAAGGCAATAATAGGATTATCACAAGATTTATGCAACACAATTCACATATGTCGACCCTTTTACATTACCAGGGGAAGTTATGTGAAATGTGAAGCTCGTTCTAAGTCAAAAAAATGGAGAAGACATACCGTAGAAATGTGGTTACAGTGGGACCCCCAATCTCAAAGTTAAGAGATTTCAGTAAGTCAGCCTCCATCTTCACCACCTTTATTGCACATAAAACAAAAATGTGTGCCTATGATCCATGGCCCAGGGGAACTAACTAAGAAATGGAAAATTCAGCAGAAGAGAGGCTACTTGCTGTTTGGTGTAGGTGTTATCCGTAATGTCTGTGTATCTGTTCACCTTCATCTTAGAAGACTCAATTTCTTCATATTTGCTGCACCATTCCAAATATGCAGCTCAGAGAATAGTTTTACATGATAAACAAAAAGGGTAAACAAACAGTTTAGTCCCGTACGCAGCAAGGAGCAATGCAGTGACACCCAGCAGTTGCAGCTTGTCCCGAGTAACGACATTCATTGTGAGGAAGCGGTCAACATATGAAACTGCAAGGTAAAGAGTTTCTGCCTGAAGCTTGAATTCATCAGCCACTTCTACCAACCAGTCCACAAGGACAGCCCTCATTTTGGGGGAGATGGCTTTCTGGATCTTCTGAAAATAGTCAGGACTTGGCCTCCTCAATGGTTCAACCTAACAATCTCAACAAAATAAGAGAGTCACACCTAAATGGCTAAAATTCCGCATCTCAATTGATCAAAGGACAAAATCTCTTGCATTTTGTTCAAAACAGTGCTAGTAAGTTCAGTAAATTAAGATGACACGGGTCCTGAAGCAGTCACAAACTGTAGGTGGGCTGAAACATAAGCCAAGATAATGGAATTTAGCTCCAAAGAGTCATTTTCTTTTGTGAAGCCACAACCTGTCGACCTACACTCCAGAGTCCAGTCTGGGACACTTATCATAGCTGCATTAGCAATCCTAGTTAACCACTTACCTAGCCAGCAGCAGCTAAAGCCTAAAACTAGACAAAATGAACATTTCACTCCAATGAAATTAAAATCACATATTGCCCAATCAAATCAAAGTATCAAACCGACAAATACGCCCACGCGCAAGCTCCCCGGTCTCAGGGGGAACAAAAGGTACTAGTCGAGAAACCCTCACCTCCAACGACCGGAGGTACCGGTCGATGTCCGCGTGGTACGGCGCAACGGCCGCCTGCGCGGCGCCTGCGTCCTGCCGCTTCGGGTCCAGAAGGCGGGCCACACTGGCCCCGCGCGCGGCGTCCCCATCCTCCCGCCGcttcctcgcctcctccgcctcggcctccgcccgcgccgccgaccgcgTCCTCCGCTtcgacggccgcggcgccgaGCCGCCATCCGTGTCCCGCCATTCGTTGATCGGCAGCTCCACCAGGGCCTTGCGCTTCCCTTGCGACCGCCGAAGAGGCGGCGCCGAGTGCGCGGCGTTCTCCTTGCTCTCCAtcacctccggctccggctcctgaCGCTGCTGCCGGTGGCGATGGCCGCCCGGATCCGTTCCGCCGGTCGCCTTGGGTCTCCGCTGGGGGTTGGGGGGTTTTGGTCCGGGCGAATGAACGAATGAGGCGGCGTTCGTTCCGGGGAAGCTTGATGCGGTTTGAATTTTGGGGATGGGCTTATGGCGGGCACGGGGCATCCGCAGGCCGAAATGCGCCAATGCGCCATGTTCACCATGACACACACGGGGGACGTAGCGGTGTCACTGACTCGTTGGGCCCACATGAAGCAAATAGGAAACGCGAAAGTTCTGGAGAGGTCCTACAGTTTTTCCAGCCGGGAATCCCGATTCCTGATCGCACAGGCGATCGAAGGAATACTGGTTCTAGTTCCTATGAAATTTTTTGAAGATTATAGTTCTATGAGAAAATTTCGTATGTGAatttttggaacaaaggaattTATCTATGAAAATATCTCAAAATTCATATGGAACATGAAGCTATATGAAATTTGGAGGAAACGTAACATGAGGCTGGACTTTATGGGAACTTCCCTTTGGATTCACGCGTCTTTACTGTGTTGCATCCATAGGTTACTTTAGAAACTTTTCTGCATTTTGAATTCATATAGCACTGCAAGTTTATTGCACCCCCATTCctgtattttcttttctattcaTACTATGCTTTTAGAATACTGTATTCCAAAGGGACCTAGAATACTTCTTCAGATTTGTGCACACTCATACGATACATGTCGGACTCTACATGTCGTACAAGATAACGCGTCGCCGTGTCCCGCGTGCATCCCATACGAACGAGATGAAGGCCGCGGAGAAGATGGAGAAGTGCATGAACAGCAATGCTGCTGCGTCGGCCTCACCCGCACGTATCCAGAGCTTGCAAAACTGCCGTGGCACGACCGCACGAGGGGCGTCGACGGGTCGTTCGACGAGCAAGAACAATAATGAACCCAACCTATCGGTTCCCCGACCTGAAGAGACGCCGCGGCCAGCAGAAAGGGCGGAGCCTGCTCGTCTTCCACCTCCTCCGATTCCCGGAGCAGAGTCAGACAGCCAGCAATCACCTCGCCATCATCAGTTAAATATATACAAGAACACGTCGTCGCACTGAAGCGAGAGGGTACCCAATAATCGCCATGCCCAAGACGATCCGGTACGACGCCCACAAGGAGCACCCGCTGGTGCTCGTCGACAtcggcgggagcagcggcggcaatGGCCGCAGCTTCACGTGCGACGGCTGCGGCTGCCGGGGCGCCGGCCCCCGCTACCGCTGCGGCGCGTGCGACTTCGACCTGCACGAGCTCTGCGCGACGGCCCCCGGGACCGCGTGGTTCTTCTTCCACGGCCAGCACCCGCTAGCCCTCGAGCTGGCcgtcgaggacggcggcgacggcagcccTCGCCACTGCGACATCTGCGAGATGGACATCCACGGCATGCACTACCGTTGCCGGCCCTGCGGCTTCGACGCGCACCCCGTCTGCTTGCAGctgcccggcgccgccgtctcgcCGCTGCACCCGGAGCACCTCGTGATGCTCAGCGTGGGCGGCCCCGAGGAGTGCACGCGCTGCGGCGCCGACTGCGTGTGGCGATACCGCTGCGGCGTGTGCGACGTCAACCTCCACCCGAGATGCCTGCTGGGCACTGATGAGACGCCGCTCAACATCCCCAGGAGCAACTAGATCCATAAGAACCATGAGTTCTCAATGTTAATAGGATAAGGTGTAGCATGACCGGTTCCTTCGGTCAGTTAGATCTTGATCTAGTCTTTCGGCTACCACGACGTCCGTTATTGATGGATGTGAATGGTGTGCTTGTACGTGTATAAAACACACCTGAAATGATCAATACAATCTGTCGATTGCCTCTCTCCCTCTTTCATGGTATCAGCTTAACCTTCGATCATATTCTTCCGCTGCTCTCTCTGCAACAATGGCTCACAACCCTTAttcctcctccggcgcctccACCGTGGGTGCCCACGATCTCAACCCCTTCCACGTTGCTGCACCCATGCCGATCGCCACCTCCACAGTTCAACTTGTGAACATCCGTTCCCATGTGCCTGAGACACTGGAGCTAATCGACTCCAACTACTCCGCCTAGAGCTCCTTCTTCGAACTGACCTTCCACAAGTTCGGCATCATTGACCACGTCGACGGCATGGTTGACGCCCAACTCCACCTCCACGATGTCGAGTGGACGCAGATCGACCACTACATCATCTCCTAGATCTACCTCACCGTCTCCAAGGGCATCCGCGACATGGTGTTCCAATGCCGACTCCCTCTAGGTGGTGGTGCACGACCTCTTCCTCAAAAACACCATGCAGCACGCCGTCTATGTGCTACAGAACTTCCACGGTCTGTATCAAGGTGAGCTTAGCATCGCCGATTACTACTGCCAGCTCAAGAAGTTGGCCGACACGCTAGGCGATGTCGGCCATCCCATTAGCGATCAAGCTCTCATTGTCAACACCTTGCGTGGCCTCAACTCCAAGTTCAGCTCCGCCATCGGCATCCTCCGCGCCATCAACAACCCTCCTCCGACCTTCCTCTACGTGCGCTCCTACTTGATCCAGGAGGAAACGCGCATTGAGTGCACCCACAAGATGGAGGCAGCCACGGCTCTTCTCGCTGCCGGTTCCACTACTCCCATCGGCACGCCGTCTAAGCCGCCGTCCTCGACGTCGACAACGCCACACAGCTACTCCCCCACCAAAGGTGGCGGCGACCGGAAGAAGAAGCGCAAGCAGGGCGACGGCCGTGGCCGCGGCACATCCACGCCGTCGACAGGAACACAGGCGCCGATGCAGTGGAACCACGCCAACAACCCATGGACAGGCGTTGTCCAGGCATGGCCCATGCCGCAATGGCGCACCACAGGCGTTCTTGACGCCCGTCCCGATGGTAGTGGCAGCGGATCCCATGCCCTGATGGTGTCTGGCAACACATCAGCTCCACCTGACAACAACGTCGTGCACGGTCTTCTCACCGCACTCCACGGCCAGCAGTTCAACTCCAACAACTACACGACGGCGACGACACCGGCCCCTCTTCTCATGTGGCAACACACCCTGGTATTCCTCACAGTCGTCCGCTCTCTCACAATTCTTCTCATATTATTGTCGGCAATGGCGCACCTCTTCCTGTCACTCACACCGGTCACATCTCCATTCACACGCCTAAGAACCCAATTCAACTTAAAAATGTTGTTGTTTGCCCCTCTTTGATAAAGAAT encodes the following:
- the LOC101763113 gene encoding cyclin-A3-1, with amino-acid sequence MESKENAAHSAPPLRRSQGKRKALVELPINEWRDTDGGSAPRPSKRRTRSAARAEAEAEEARKRREDGDAARGASVARLLDPKRQDAGAAQAAVAPYHADIDRYLRSLEVEPLRRPSPDYFQKIQKAISPKMRAVLVDWLVEVADEFKLQAETLYLAVSYVDRFLTMNVVTRDKLQLLGVTALLLAAKYEEIESSKMKVNRYTDITDNTYTKQQVVKMEADLLKSLNFEIGGPTVTTFLRRFIASCRGGNCTSSEKLESMCSYLAELSLLDYDCISYLPSVLAAACLFVARFTIRPRTHPWNLTLQRNTGYKAFDLQKSIFIIHELQLSIRCPDQKAIREKYEDTKFGCVSTMVSPQEIPASFFEDCNK
- the LOC101755021 gene encoding uncharacterized protein LOC101755021, which translates into the protein MPKTIRYDAHKEHPLVLVDIGGSSGGNGRSFTCDGCGCRGAGPRYRCGACDFDLHELCATAPGTAWFFFHGQHPLALELAVEDGGDGSPRHCDICEMDIHGMHYRCRPCGFDAHPVCLQLPGAAVSPLHPEHLVMLSVGGPEECTRCGADCVWRYRCGVCDVNLHPRCLLGTDETPLNIPRSN